A segment of the Collimonas fungivorans genome:
CTCATCGCGCGACAGTTCGCGGCCTGGGCCTGCGTCGTGTCAATTCGGTTTCCGAATTGCAAGACACCCCATCTGTGCGCGGCATGATCAATAAAGTGTCCTATCTTGTGAAAGTGGTGTCGTAAGCTTAGGCTTGCGAACGGAGCAAATTATGGAATTGAATACTATTCAACCTGCAGATGGCGCCAAGCATTACAAGCGTCGCGTTGGTCGTGGTATCGGCTCAGGTATCGGTAAGACAGCCGGCCGCGGTCACAAGGGTCAAAAATCGCGTTCGGGCGGTTTCCACAAAGTCGGCTTTGAAGGCGGTCAGATGCCTTTGCAACGTCGTTTGCCAAAACGCGGCTTCAAGTCGATGGCAACCCCGTTCAAGGCTGAAGTTCGCTTGTCGGACCTGGAAAACCTGCCGGTAACTGAAATTGATATCCTGGTGTTGAAGCAAGCTGGCGTGATCGGCGAGCTGGCACGAGTGGTACGCGTCATCCTGTCGGGCGAAGTCACCAAAAAGGTAACGCTCAAGGGTCTGATCGCTACCAAAGGTGCAAAAGCTGCGATTGAAGCAGCCGGCGGATCCGTAGCTTAATTTGTCGTTCTAACTCGTAGCAATGGAGCAATAATTGGCGACATCTCCCCAACTTGCAAAGAGTGCTGCGAGCGGCTTCCCTTGGGGCCGTCTGTGGTTCTTGCTTGCTGCATTGGTTGTATATCGTATTGGTGCTCACATTCCCGTACCGGGAATTGATCCATCGCAGTTGGCGCAATTGTTTAAGCAGCACCAGGGCGGTATTTTGGGCATGTTCAACATGTTCTCTGGTGGTGCGTTGTCGCGGTTCACCGTGTTTGCGCTGGGAATCATGCCGTATATTTCGGCATCGATCGTGATGCAATTGATGTCGATTGTGTCGCCTCAGCTGGAAGCGTTGAAGAAAGAAGGCGAGTCCGGTCGTCGCAAGATTACCCAGTACACCCGTTACGGTACGCTGTTGCTGGCGACGTTCCAGGCCCTGGGGATTGCCGTAGCACTGGAATCGCAACCTGGCCTGGTGCTGGATGCAGGCCTGGCTTTCCGCTTCACGACAGTTGTGACGCTGGTAACAGGAACAATGTTTTTGATGTGGTTGGGTGAACAGATTACCGAGCGTGGTCTTGGTAATGGTATCTCGATCATCATTTTTGCAGGTATCGCAGCTGGTCTGCCAAATGCGATCGGTGGGTTGTTCGGGCAGGTAAGTACCGGTTCCATGAGTGCCTTGTCGGCGATCCTGATTTGTCTGATCGCGGCCGGCGTGACATACCTGGTGGTGTTTATCGAACGTGGTCAACGCAAGATTCTGGTGAATTATGCCAAGCGTCAAGTGGGCAACAAGATTTATGGCGGTCAAAGCAGTCATTTGCCGCTGAAGCTGAACATGGCTGGTGTAATTCCTCCAATCTTCGCTTCCTCGATCATCTTGTTTCCTGCGACAATCACGAGTTGGTTTACTTCCGGTGATTCAACCAATCCGGTAGTCAACTTCCTCAAGGATATGGCGGCTTCATTGGCGCCAGGCGAACCGATTCATGCCTTGCTGTATGCGATTGCGATTGTGTTCTTCTGCTTTTTCTATACTGCGCTGGTATTCAACAGCAAGGAAACTGCAGATAACCTGAAGAAAAGCGGCGCGTTTGTGCCGGGGATTCGTCCAGGTGAGCAGACAGCGCGTTATATCGACAAGATCTTGATGCGCTTGACCCTGGTCGGTGCGGTCTATATCACGGTAGTGTGTCTGGTTCCGGAATTCTTGATCGCTCGCTGGAAGGTACCGTTCTATTTTGGTGGTACATCGCTGTTGATTATCGTAGTGGTCACCATGGACTTCATGGCACAGGTACAGAATTACGTGATGTCGCAGCAATATGATTCGCTGCTGCGTAAGGCAAATTTCAAGGGCGGCGTTTCGACGCGGTAAGTTGAGATGAACGACCAGAGGAACCAGTAGACCGAATGGCAAAAGACGACGTTATCCAGATGCAAGGCGAGATTCTTGAGAATCTCCCTAATGCAACATTTAGAGTCAAGTTGGAAAACGGACATATCGTCCTCGGTCATATTTCTGGCAAGATGCGCATGAACTATATCCGCATCCTGCCAGGAGATAAGGTGACAGTAGAATTGACACCTTATGATTTAAGCCGGGCACGGATTGTGTTCCGTACCAAGTAACTAATTTTATTAGTGTTGGGGACAGAGTAACGCTTCGCTTAACTCTGTCCCGCAAATTTTAGTGAAGAAAGAGGGCAAAAATGAAAGTGCTCGCATCAGTCAAGCGGATCTGCCGCAACTGTAAGATCATTAAGCGCAAAGGCGTAGTTCGCGTCATTTGTACGGAACCGCGCCATAAACAGCGCCAAGGTTAATTAACGTTATTGATCGAGGAATAACGAATGGCACGTATTGCAGGGGTCAACATCCCCAATCATCAGCACACCGTCATCGGCTTGACAGCCATCTACGGTGTTGGCCGCCCACGCGCACAAGAAATTTGCGACAGCACGGGTATTTTGACTACGAAGAAGATCAAAGATCTCGACGATAACGAGCTGGAAAAGCTGCGCGACGAAATTGCAAAATTCGTCGTCGAAGGTGACCTGCGTCGTGAACTGTCGATGAACATCAAGCGTTTGATGGATCTGGGTTGCTATCGTGGTATGCGTCATCGCAAAGGCTTGCCTTGCCGTGGCCAACGTACTCGTACCAATGCTCGTACCCGCAAGGGCCCGCGCAAAGCCGCTCAATCGCTGAAGAAATAATTAAGCTGCCACGGTCTCGTGGCAACTGATTGTTTTTAGGTAGTCGGATTCTAGGAAATTATTATGGCAAAGTCCCCAAATAACGCCGCAGCAGCACGTGTGCGTAAAAAAGTTAAAAAGAACGTTGCTGAAGGCATCGCGCACATCCACGCGTCTTTCAACAACACCATCATCACGATTACCGATCGTCAAGGTAATGCGTTGTCGTGGGCGACATCTGGTGGCGCTGGCTTTAAAGGCTCCCGCAAGTCGACTCCATTTGCAGCGCAGGTTGCAGCCGAAGCCGCTGGTAAAGTGGCTGTGGAATGTGGCGTGAAGAACCTGGAAGTACGCATCAAGGGCCCAGGTCCTGGTCGTGAATCCGCTGTTCGTGCGTTGAACAACCTGGGTATCAAGATCACCCAGATTCAAGACGTCACACCAGTGCCGCATAACGGTTGCCGCCCTCCAAAGCGCCGCCGTATCTGATATTGGTATCTGAATCTGTACAGATTTCGTTATTGCTCAGCAATAGCGTATGCAAGTAGCCCGCCAACGACCTTGGCGGGTTTTGTTCTTAAGCCCACTGTCTGGTTGAAGGTAAATCAGACTAGCGCCAGGCCGGCGATTATTCACTCAGATTCCGGCCGCAAAAGACAGTAATGTCCCGGCGTCATATTTTTAAAAGGAAGCATCGTGGCACGTTATATCGGACCTAAAGCAAAACTTTCCCGCCGTGAAGGCACGGACCTGTTCCTGAAGAGCGCACGCCGCTCGCTGGACTCCAAGTGCAAACTGGATTCCAAGCCAGGTCAGCATGGCCGCACCTCCGGCGCACGTACTTCCGACTACGGCAACCAATTGCGCGAAAAGCAAAAGGTCAAGCGTATGTACGGCATCCTGGAACGCCAGTTCCGCCGCTATTTCGCTGAAGCGGACCGTCGCAAGGGCAACACCGGCGAAACACTGCTGCGTTTGCTGGAAGCGCGTCTGGACAACGTTGTATACCGTATGGGCTTCGGTTCGACCCGTGCTGAAGGCCGTCAATTGGTCTCGCACAAGGCGTTCACCGTCAACGGCAACGTAGTCAACATCGCCTCTTACCAAGTGAAGACCGGCGACGTCATCGCCGTTCGCGAAAAGGCCAAGAAGCAAGTGCGTATCATTGAAGCGCTGTCGCTGGCTGAACAAGGCGGCATGCCATCGTGGGTTTCGGTTGATGCGAAGAAAATGGAAGGTACTTTCAAGTCCCTGCCAGACCGTAACGAAATCGCTAACGACGTCAACGAATCGCTGATCGTCGAACTGTATTCGCGTTAATTTTAGTTTTTCGGCTGCGCCTGGTTCCAGGTGCGGCCGTTTCATCAGGGTGCCTCTGACAATCCTAGTGATTGTCGGCGGCGCCCTTAATGCCATCAGCCTTATCGGTGTAACGAGCCGAGGGTATTGAAGAGGACATTTCATGCAAAACAGCTTGTTGAAGCCACGTATTATCGAAGTAGAAGCACTGGGTGCCGGCCACGCTAAAGTCGTGATGGAACCGTTTGAACGTGGCTACGGCCACACGCTGGGCAATGCGCTGCGTCGCGTGCTGCTGTCGTCGATGGTTGGCTATGCGCCGACTGAAGTGACGATCGCCGGCGTGGTTCACGAATACTCGTCGCTTGACGGCGTGCAGGAAGACGTAGTCGACATCCTGCTGAACCTGAAGGGCGTCGTGTTCAAGCTGCATAACCGCGACGAAGTAACACTGACATTGAAAAAAGATGGCGAAGGCGCTGTGCTGGCTTCCGACATCGATCTGCCGCATGACGTGGAACTGGTGAATCCGGACCACGTGATTGCCCACCTGACTGCCGGTGGCGCACTCGACATGCAGATCAAGGTTGAAAAAGGCCGTGGCTACGTGCCGGGCAACGTCCGCCGCCTGACGGAAGATGCCAACAAGACTATCGGCCGCATCATCCTGGACGCGTCGTTCTCGCCGGTCCGCCGTGTTTCCTACGCTGTTGAATCGGCGCGTGTGGAACAGCGTACCGACCTGGACAAGCTGGTCATCAACATTGAAACCAATGGCGTGATCACTCCGGAAGAAGCGATTCGCCAATCGGCGCGCGTGCTGGTGGATCAACTGAACGTGTTCGCTGCGCTGGAAGGCACTGAAGCTGCTGCTGAAGCTCCATCGCGCGCACCGCAAGTCGATCCTATCCTGTTGCGCCCGGTCGACGACCTGGAACTGACAGTACGTTCGGCCAACTGCCTGAAAGCGGAAAACATTTACTACATTGGCGACCTGATCCAGCGTAGCGAAAATGAACTGCTGAAGACGCCAAACCTGGGCCGCAAGTCCTTGAACGAAATCAAGGAAGTCCTGGCATCCCGTGGTTTGACACTGGGCATGAAGCTGGAAAACTGGCCGCCTGCAGGCCTGGAAAAGTAATATTTGTTGTTCAGCCAAGGGTGGGGTAGAATCTCGCCCTTGGATTTGTTTTACCCTTGTTGTATTCATTGTTGCACTTAATTTCAACCGGCCCGCGACCCAGGCAGCATGCCAAAGTCGATCGAAGAGCTGGATGTAAACTCAAAAACTGAAAGGAATTACCATGCGTCACCGTCACGGCCTTCGTAAATTAAATCGTACTTCTTCCCACCGCCTCGCCATGTTGCGCAACATGACTGTTTCGCTGCTGCGTCACGAAGCAATCAAGACCACATTGCCTAAGGCAAAAGAACTGCGTCGCGTGATCGAACCGATCCTGACACTGGGCAAGACCGACACCCTGGCAAACAAGCGCCTGGCATTCGCCCGCCTGCGCGACCGCGAAATGGTCCTGAAGCTGTTTGCTGAACTGGGCCCACGTTATGCAAACCGTAACGGCGGCTACCTGCGCATCCTGAAAATGGGTTTCCGCGTTGGCGATAACGCGCCTATGGCTTACATCGAACTGATGGACCGTCCGGAAATCAGCGACGACGCTGAAGTACCGACAGCTGACTAAGCTTAAGTATCCAAGCTGCGTTAAAATCAAAAGCCAGGCCTAGCCTGGCTTTTTTGCGTTCTGCGTGCCTGATGCGCTGTAAGGATAGATCAAAGAGTTCGACTATGTCAGATGCCTTGCTTATACTCACCAGCTTGCCCGATCTCGCCAGCGCGCAGGCATTGGCGCGGCAACTGGTGGAGCACAAGCTGGCGGCCTGCGTCAATCTCCTGCCGGCGGTGCAATCGGTCTATCGCTGGCAAGGCCAGGTGGAGCAAGCGCTTGAAACTACTTTGCTGATCAAGACCGTGGCGCACCGTTATGCGGAGCTGGAAAGTGCGATCAAGGCCGCTCATCCGTATGCCGTACCGGAAATAATTGCCCTACCGATCATGGCCGGCTTGCCAGCCTACCTGGACTGGATTACTGCAGAAACCCAAAAGGACGTGAATGTTTAAGTCTCTCAAGCAATTGTCTGTGCTGTTCGCCATGCTGTTCGCATTTACCCTGGCGCATGCCGATGAAGACGATTACCTGGCGCCGGAAGTAGCCTTCAAGTTTTCGGCGCGCATGGCCGACGCCAAGACCGCCGAAGTGACCTACGCGATTGCCGACGGTTATTACATGTATCGCGAACGTTTCCACTTCAAGGCCGAAGGCGCGACGCTGGGCGAACCGCAGATTCCGGCCGGCACCGTCAAGTTCGACCAGACCTTCAACAAGAATGTCGAAACCTATCATCACAGCGTCACCATCCGCCTGCCGGTCGAGGCAAACGGCAGCTTCACGCTGATTTCCACCGGCCAGGGCTGCGCCGACAAGGGCTTGTGCTATCCGCCCATGGATTCCAGCGCCAGCCTGTCCACGACCGGCGGCAATGCCGCTGGAGGGCTGCTGAGCGCGATGGGCATCGCCAAAGGCAACGGCGCCGCCATCGATACGCCGCAGGCAACGTCTGCAGCCAACGGCGGCAATGCCCCTGCGGCGGCGGTACAGGCTGCAGGCGGCACGCTCTCGTCCGCTGCGGCCGATACCGAAAGCGGCCGCATCGAATCGTCACTGAAGGGCGGCAAACTGCTGGTGATCATGCCTCTGTTCCTGCTGCTCGGCTTGGGACTGGCGTTTACCCCTTGCGTGCTGCCGATGGTGCCTATCCTGTCGTCGATCATTGTCGGCGAGGGCACCAAGGTCAGCCGCCGCCGCGGGTTCTTGCTGTCGCTGACCTATGCGCTGGGGATGGCGCTGGTTTATACCGCGCTGGGCGTTGCCGCCGGCCTGGCTGGCGAAGGCCTGGCCGCCACTCTGCAGAATCCCTGGGTGCTGTCAGCGTTCGCTTTGCTGATGGTGCTGATGTCGCTCTCCATGTTCGGTTTCTATGAGCTGCAGCTGCCGGCGGCATTCCAGACCCGGTTGACGCAAGCTTCCGGCCAGCAATCGGCCGGCAAGCTGATCGGCGTGTTTGTGATGGGCGCGATTTCGGCCTTGATTGTCGGACCATGCGTGGCGGCGCCGCTGGCTGGCGCCCTGGTGTATATCAGCCAGACCCGCGATGTGGTGATAGGCGGCAGCGCCTTGTTTGCGATGGCGGTCGGCATGAGCGTGCCCTTGATCCTGGTCGGCATTTCTGCCGGCTCGCTGTTGCCGCGCGCCGGCGCCTGGATGGAATCGGTGAAACGCTTCTTTGGCGTGCTGATGCTGGCGGTGGCCTTGTGGATGGTGGCGCCGGTGATGCCGG
Coding sequences within it:
- the rpmD gene encoding 50S ribosomal protein L30; the protein is MTKTVKVQLIKGLIGTRETHRATVRGLGLRRVNSVSELQDTPSVRGMINKVSYLVKVVS
- the rplO gene encoding 50S ribosomal protein L15; translation: MELNTIQPADGAKHYKRRVGRGIGSGIGKTAGRGHKGQKSRSGGFHKVGFEGGQMPLQRRLPKRGFKSMATPFKAEVRLSDLENLPVTEIDILVLKQAGVIGELARVVRVILSGEVTKKVTLKGLIATKGAKAAIEAAGGSVA
- the secY gene encoding preprotein translocase subunit SecY, yielding MATSPQLAKSAASGFPWGRLWFLLAALVVYRIGAHIPVPGIDPSQLAQLFKQHQGGILGMFNMFSGGALSRFTVFALGIMPYISASIVMQLMSIVSPQLEALKKEGESGRRKITQYTRYGTLLLATFQALGIAVALESQPGLVLDAGLAFRFTTVVTLVTGTMFLMWLGEQITERGLGNGISIIIFAGIAAGLPNAIGGLFGQVSTGSMSALSAILICLIAAGVTYLVVFIERGQRKILVNYAKRQVGNKIYGGQSSHLPLKLNMAGVIPPIFASSIILFPATITSWFTSGDSTNPVVNFLKDMAASLAPGEPIHALLYAIAIVFFCFFYTALVFNSKETADNLKKSGAFVPGIRPGEQTARYIDKILMRLTLVGAVYITVVCLVPEFLIARWKVPFYFGGTSLLIIVVVTMDFMAQVQNYVMSQQYDSLLRKANFKGGVSTR
- the infA gene encoding translation initiation factor IF-1, whose translation is MAKDDVIQMQGEILENLPNATFRVKLENGHIVLGHISGKMRMNYIRILPGDKVTVELTPYDLSRARIVFRTK
- the rpmJ gene encoding 50S ribosomal protein L36, with the protein product MKVLASVKRICRNCKIIKRKGVVRVICTEPRHKQRQG
- the rpsM gene encoding 30S ribosomal protein S13 — protein: MARIAGVNIPNHQHTVIGLTAIYGVGRPRAQEICDSTGILTTKKIKDLDDNELEKLRDEIAKFVVEGDLRRELSMNIKRLMDLGCYRGMRHRKGLPCRGQRTRTNARTRKGPRKAAQSLKK
- the rpsK gene encoding 30S ribosomal protein S11; this encodes MAKSPNNAAAARVRKKVKKNVAEGIAHIHASFNNTIITITDRQGNALSWATSGGAGFKGSRKSTPFAAQVAAEAAGKVAVECGVKNLEVRIKGPGPGRESAVRALNNLGIKITQIQDVTPVPHNGCRPPKRRRI
- the rpsD gene encoding 30S ribosomal protein S4 is translated as MARYIGPKAKLSRREGTDLFLKSARRSLDSKCKLDSKPGQHGRTSGARTSDYGNQLREKQKVKRMYGILERQFRRYFAEADRRKGNTGETLLRLLEARLDNVVYRMGFGSTRAEGRQLVSHKAFTVNGNVVNIASYQVKTGDVIAVREKAKKQVRIIEALSLAEQGGMPSWVSVDAKKMEGTFKSLPDRNEIANDVNESLIVELYSR
- a CDS encoding DNA-directed RNA polymerase subunit alpha, coding for MQNSLLKPRIIEVEALGAGHAKVVMEPFERGYGHTLGNALRRVLLSSMVGYAPTEVTIAGVVHEYSSLDGVQEDVVDILLNLKGVVFKLHNRDEVTLTLKKDGEGAVLASDIDLPHDVELVNPDHVIAHLTAGGALDMQIKVEKGRGYVPGNVRRLTEDANKTIGRIILDASFSPVRRVSYAVESARVEQRTDLDKLVINIETNGVITPEEAIRQSARVLVDQLNVFAALEGTEAAAEAPSRAPQVDPILLRPVDDLELTVRSANCLKAENIYYIGDLIQRSENELLKTPNLGRKSLNEIKEVLASRGLTLGMKLENWPPAGLEK
- the rplQ gene encoding 50S ribosomal protein L17, with the protein product MRHRHGLRKLNRTSSHRLAMLRNMTVSLLRHEAIKTTLPKAKELRRVIEPILTLGKTDTLANKRLAFARLRDREMVLKLFAELGPRYANRNGGYLRILKMGFRVGDNAPMAYIELMDRPEISDDAEVPTAD
- the cutA gene encoding divalent-cation tolerance protein CutA, translating into MSDALLILTSLPDLASAQALARQLVEHKLAACVNLLPAVQSVYRWQGQVEQALETTLLIKTVAHRYAELESAIKAAHPYAVPEIIALPIMAGLPAYLDWITAETQKDVNV
- the dsbD gene encoding protein-disulfide reductase DsbD, with the translated sequence MFKSLKQLSVLFAMLFAFTLAHADEDDYLAPEVAFKFSARMADAKTAEVTYAIADGYYMYRERFHFKAEGATLGEPQIPAGTVKFDQTFNKNVETYHHSVTIRLPVEANGSFTLISTGQGCADKGLCYPPMDSSASLSTTGGNAAGGLLSAMGIAKGNGAAIDTPQATSAANGGNAPAAAVQAAGGTLSSAAADTESGRIESSLKGGKLLVIMPLFLLLGLGLAFTPCVLPMVPILSSIIVGEGTKVSRRRGFLLSLTYALGMALVYTALGVAAGLAGEGLAATLQNPWVLSAFALLMVLMSLSMFGFYELQLPAAFQTRLTQASGQQSAGKLIGVFVMGAISALIVGPCVAAPLAGALVYISQTRDVVIGGSALFAMAVGMSVPLILVGISAGSLLPRAGAWMESVKRFFGVLMLAVALWMVAPVMPVLAQMLGWAVLGIGYGAFLLWGRSSAWFAKASGVVFMVCGVVQLVGGISGGRDVLAPLAHLGGAQQSAHTQFVRVKSVAELDAALAQTNGKPALLDFYADWCVSCKEMEKFTFTDPRVQTRFGEMILLQIDVTANNADDKAMLKRFNLFGPPGIIFFDGQGREVPQGRVIGYQNADNFLRSLAVLNS